Genomic segment of Paenibacillaceae bacterium GAS479:
CCGCCGCCGGCCTCCTCGGCATTTACGAGTCCCGGCAATGCCTGGACGGATTCCAGAGCAATTGATGCTGCTGCACCGGCTTCATGCGCAGATAATCTTGACGTTGCCGGACCTACATAGAACGTATGCCAGGACGACAGCAATTCATCCTTTTCATACATGCCGATAATTTTCCCGCCTGCCATGATCACAATGTAATCGGCAAGCCTCTTCACCTCGTCCATGATGTGCGTAGCCATCAAAATCGTTCGGCTGCCGCGCCTCATATAGCGATGCAGCTCATCGACCAGCTTACGCCAGGAAATAGGATCAAGCCCGGAGGACGGCTCATCGAGCAGCAACAGATCGGGACCGAGCGCCATAGCAAGCGCGAGCTCGTATTTTCGCCTCATTCCCTTGGACATTTTGCCGAGCCGCAGCGAAGGCTCCACTTCGAACTCCCGAAGCAACCGCTCGAACTCATTGGCGTTCCAACTCGGATACCATTCGGATGTGAAGTCTGCCTTGAACGTCCCTCGCAATCCCGCATCACGCTTGTTATCCTCTTCCGGCACATAACCAATTCTTTGCTTCAAAAGGGAATCGTCCAAGCCTGTGCCTACCGGCTCTCCGAGCAGCCACACCTCACCCTCATCCGGCCGGGACTGATCCATCAACAGCCTGAAGGTTGAGCTCTTGCCGCTGCCGTTAGGTCCAACAATGGCTGTCACATACCCGGTCGGGACGTCCAGCGTCAGCGGCCCAAGCTTGAAGCGGCTGCGCTTCTGTATGACAGAGCGCAGTGTTACCGCTGACGAGGGCTCTT
This window contains:
- a CDS encoding ABC-2 type transport system ATP-binding protein, which encodes MNKAIEQAQGHMEQSAEGNATEASSARGNATEANLNEISLSEKEPSSAVTLRSVIQKRSRFKLGPLTLDVPTGYVTAIVGPNGSGKSSTFRLLMDQSRPDEGEVWLLGEPVGTGLDDSLLKQRIGYVPEEDNKRDAGLRGTFKADFTSEWYPSWNANEFERLLREFEVEPSLRLGKMSKGMRRKYELALAMALGPDLLLLDEPSSGLDPISWRKLVDELHRYMRRGSRTILMATHIMDEVKRLADYIVIMAGGKIIGMYEKDELLSSWHTFYVGPATSRLSAHEAGAAASIALESVQALPGLVNAEEAGGGTCRVTTCKAWEAELWCRQQGFVISGQRALELDEIMVLLIRDS